In the Anastrepha obliqua isolate idAnaObli1 chromosome 1, idAnaObli1_1.0, whole genome shotgun sequence genome, one interval contains:
- the LOC129235854 gene encoding mitogen-activated protein kinase kinase kinase 4 isoform X1 — translation MSEQRTRRLRSRINLAKLDNGLLLRRKPIDESSLISNSNIGDVGVDVEKNEECKFVNVVKPETDDDVSRVEFRIKPSLNRGVNSYRPVELDEELLSPHPDDLAARFEEYGTTPPRTRMKIKSRDWERKKAHAVASVGSSIDPMPSTPKKGMTRMARSRVLRRNTMDCALLNEMFVNEENKRTSKRAQDLLRDAERELKNSMIATTSASYHPRGLGIPENSNHLESMDKCTPLNSDVCLRGSSKVVESCNRYMCVSSRPIGYRASAPASAFVQQLRSERTPGLNIRKEFHETFANLIKLGSVDRQDAKLSHEEHTWQAELKDLIWLELQAWQADRTMEQQDKYLFTARQAVPELLSQIINYKFQPRYQRAMSEVSMDSGISTDSNASSPQPGRVCTGCMSLYCKECMDQQEIAMKEVEELLTRLEAAEALYPSSQVMGAFHPIYKNENFVGRIKAMCLWYNITRQNHLKLCIFGKILARLQSEKFSWPVQTSYAGTDSGTSSGVENDDSGVNSVDSTKTSSSQATPQRKLSSIFTPPKVQFMLNDIAQVPGETSSSNESTSTEVSHLSLEPCGSLLRKSSMHDINIFSVEPLTSCNDANSSALYRKFIENVLKSRGLAKALSFLNKLHNVVLYKAHISLEKPGTEDYDFETERIDEDVPRLEPKISREQMDELRRFGYWSDEAKSINLPTYIPSFVFLSGIPLQFMHEFLRMRLETRPSKPNPLSLEQLMKELREGLTLALTHRERYQRHITTALVENEVELERYMGILNHFDKTVRKVFELYLDYIDQLVLQSGPEGYKKSALEKEWMFTKLISPMINGMHTIAAKKFCTIIRNLLRSISDRLVSRASELDIQIDDTAQHGESDLKWQLLTICRETQSLFTVERECSVKVLFFAKMFCRDVETTDFHREHYEDDVINQQEDFVCAEIKESFKLLQKDVLDVRNKFSKIIERVQERCGPEKLSDLDDQDRQAVLSRTREILHQGYKFGFEYNKDVIRLFEQRIMAKKDESCEVDLALGIIDFAKMWMHFVMERCERGRGMRPRWASQGLEFLILACDPQITRHLDERQFEELKKQMDCCISHVIGITSEPEKIARKKASPRTRKTSSPATSRSRTPTRTPMSVGTGTTPNTPLSSPQYNKFLHPQFSLKEEVLRNAADGTPEYTDAEGHDLADSNGSATEKLNELRLIVPQSPPISKSPTNGSNSSLAPRQVRVRDAVNRLDLEIEENLRERNLIGHVKALNTCDKVQIRARSVNFHWHRGIKIGQGRFGKVYTAVNNNTGELMAMKEIAIQPGETRALKNVAEELKILEGIKHKNLVRYYGIEVHREELLIFMELCSEGTLEALVELSGGLPEGLIRRFTVQLLSGVAELHRHGIVHRDIKSANIFLVDGSNSLKLGDFGSAVKIQAHTTVPGELQGYVGTQAYMAPEIFTKTNSDGHGRAADIWSVGCVVVEMASGQRPWAQFDSNFQIMFKVGMGEKPEAPESLSQEGHDFIDKCLQHDPKDRLTAVELREQNFCKYGHGDEQNCCDHAQEQIRRSFRRNVNLR, via the exons AGTTGAATTTCGTATAAAGCCCTCGCTGAATAGAGGTGTGAATAGCTATCGTCCTGTTGAATTGGATGAAGAGCTGCTTTCGCCACATCCCGATGATTTGGCGGCGCGTTTTGAAGAGTACGGCACTACACCACCGCGTACAAGGATGAAGATCAAAAGTCGTGATTGGGAGCGCAAAAAAGCACATGCTGTCGCCTCCGTTGGATC ATCAATAGATCCCATGCCGAGCACACCCAAGAAAGGCATGACACGTATGGCCCGTTCACGTGTACTTCGACGCAACACTATGGACTGTGCTTTACTCAATGAAATGTTCGTCAATGAGGAGAACAAGCGAACCAGCAAGCGAGCACAGGATCTGTTGCGAGATGCCGAGCGAGAGCTTAAGAATTCCATGATTGCCACAACGTCAGCCAGTTATCATCCGCGTGGCTTAGGTATACCAGAAAATTCAAATCATCTAGAGTCGATGGACAAATGTACGCCCCTAAATTCTGATGTATGTCTGCGCGGTTCCTCGAAGGTGGTGGAGTCGTGCAATAGATATATGTGTGTGTCCTCAAGGCCGATCGGATATCGTGCATCGGCGCCAGCGTCGGCATTTGTACAACAGTTGCGTAGTGAACGCACACCAGGCTTGAACATACGAAAAGAGTTTCACGAGACTTTTGCCAATCTTATCAAATTAGGCAGTGTCGATCGTCAGGATGCCAAG CTTTCGCATGAGGAGCACACCTGGCAAGCAGAATTGAAAGATCTCATTTGGCTGGAGTTACAAGCGTGGCAAGCAGATCGTACGATGGAACAACAGGACAAATATTTATTCACCGCGCGCCAAGCCGTGCCCGAACTGCTTTCACAAATCATAAACTACAAATTTCAGCCGCGCTACCAACGTGCCATGAGTGAAGTGAGCATGGATAGCGGCATTAGTACGGACAGCAATGCGAGTT CACCACAACCTGGAAGAGTGTGCACTGGCTGCATGTCTCTCTACTGCAAAGAATGCATGGATCAGCAGGAGATCGCCATGAAAGAGGTGGAAGAACTCCTGACTCGTTTGGAAGCCGCAGAAGCGCTGTACCCTTCCTCGCAGGTCATGGGAGCTTTTCATCCAATttacaaaaacgaaaactttGTTGGCCGCATTAAGGCTATGTGCCTGTGGTATAATATAACACGTCAGAATCATTTAAAGCTATGCATCTTTGGCAAAATATTGGCACG ATTACAGAGTGAAAAGTTTTCTTGGCCGGTGCAGACATCATATGCGGGCACGGACAGCGGCACCTCCTCTGGTGTGGAAAACGATGACTCTGGCGTGAATTCTGTTGATTCAACTAAAACTAGTTCTAGTCAAGCTACGCCTCAACGCAAGCTTTCGTCAATTTTTACACCGCCTAAGGTACAGTTCATGTTgaatgatatcgcgcaagtgccCGGTGAAACGTCAAGTAGCAACGA ATCTACCTCAACTGAAGTTAGTCACTTGTCGTTGGAGCCATGTGGCTCGCTTTTACGTAAAAGTTCAATGCACGACATTAATATATTCAGTGTTGAACCGTTAACTAGCTGCAATGATGCTAACTCTTCAGCGTTATATAG GAAGTTTATTGAAAACGTACTAAAGTCTCGGGGTCTAGCCAAAGCTTTGTCGTTCCTGAATAAATTGCACAATGTTGTGTTATACAAAGCACACATTTCGCTGGAGAAGCCTGGTACGGAGGACTATGACTTCGAGACTGAGCGAATTGATGAGGATGTGCCTCGTTTGGAGCCGAAAATCAGTCGTGAACAAATGGACGAATTGCGCCGCTTTGGTTATTGGAGTGACGAGGCCAAGTCCATCAATTTGCCTACGTACATTCCCTCTTTTGTGTTTCTCAGCGGCATTCCTTTGCAATTTATGCATGAGTTTTTGCGTATGCGCTTGGAAACACGCCCCTCGAAGCCAAATCCACTTAGTTTAGAGCAACTCATGAAGGAGTTACGCGAAGGCTTGACGTTGGCATTGACACATCGCGAACGCTATCAGCGTCACATAACCACGGCGCTGGTAGAAAATGAAGTAGAATTGGAGCGATATATGGGCATACTGAATCATTTTGACAAGACAGTACGAAAAGTATTTGAG ttATATTTGGATTACATCGACCAATTGGTGTTGCAATCAGGCCCGGAGGGCTACAAGAAATCTGCTTTGGAAAAAGAATGGATGTTTACCAAACTCATCAGTCCCATGATAAATGGCATGCACACGATTGCTGCAAAGAAGTTTTGCACGATAATTCGTAATTTATTGCGCAGCATATCGGATCGTTTGGTTAGTCGCGCCTCTGAACTGGACATTCAAATCGATGACACGGCACAACATGGGGAAAGTGATTTGAAGTGGCAACTGCTGACTATCTGTAGAGAGACGCAATCGCTCTTCACTGTGGAACGCGAGTGTTCGGTGAAGGTGCTTTTCTTTGCGAAGATGTTTTGTCGCGATGTCGAAACGACTGACTTCCATCGGGAACACTACGAAGATGATGTGATTAATCAGCAGGAAGACTTTGTGTGTGCGGAAATCAAGGAATCCTTTAAGTTGCTACAAAAGGATGTTTTGGATGTGCgcaacaaattttcgaaaataatcgAGCGTGTACAGGAACGTTGCGGTCCCGAAAAGTTGAGTGATTTGGATGATCAAGACAGGCAAGCCGTACTCTCGCGCACACGTGAGATTTTGCATCAGGGCTATAAATTTGGCTTTGAATATAACAAAGATGTAATTCGGCTGTTTGAGCAGCGCATAATGGCGAAGAAAGATGAGTCGTGTGAGGTGGACTTGGCGTTGGGTATTATTGATTTTGCGAAAATGTGGATGCATTTCGTAATGGAGCGTTGCGAGCGTGGACGTGGAATGCGTCCTCGTTGGGCGTCGCAAGGCTTAGAGTTCCTCATTCTTGCATGTGATCCGCAGATTACGCGCCATCTGGATGAGCGACAATTTGAAGAGCTAAAGAAACAAATGGACTGCTGCATATCACACGTGATTGGCATAACATCTGAGCCGGAGAAGATAGCGCGCAAAAAAGCCTCACCGCGTACACGAAAAACATCGTCGCCGGCTACAAGCCGCTCTCGTACGCCCACACGTACCCCAATGTCCGTGGGCACCGGCACCACCCCGAATACGCCATTAAGTTCGCCACAGTACAATAAATTCTTACATCCGCAATTCAGTTTGAAGGAGGAAGTTTTGCGAAATGCGGCCGACGGTACGCCGGAATACACGGACGCAGAAGGTCATGACTTGGCCGATAGTAATGGCAGCGCTACGGAAAAACTTAACGAATTGCGCCTAATCGTGCCACAATCTCCACCCATCTCAAAATCGCCCACTAATGGTAGCAACTCTTCCTTAGCACCACGGCAGGTGCGTGTGCGTGATGCTGTGAATCGTTTGGATTTGGAAATTGAGGAAAATCTGCGTGAACGCAATCTAATTGGCCATGTGAAGGCATTGAATACCTGTGATAAGGTGCAGATACGTGCACGTAGCGTGAATTTCCATTGGCACCGCGGCATTAAA ATTGGCCAAGGCCGTTTTGGAAAAGTGTATACGGCAGTTAACAATAATACTGGCGAACTGATGGCTATGAAAGAAATCGCCATACAGCCAGGTGAGACGCGTGCGCTCAAAAATGTCGCTGAAGAGTTAAAGATTTTGGAAGGTATTAAACATAAGAATCTGGTGCGTTACTATGGCATCGAAGTGCACAGG GAAGAACTTCTCATTTTTATGGAACTATGTTCTGAGGGTACTTTGGAAGCATTGGTCGAATTATCAGGCGGCCTACCTGAGGGTTTAATTCGGCGCTTCACAGTACAACTACTATCAGGTGTTGCTGAATTGCATCGGCACGGCATTGTGCATCGGGATATAAAgagtgcaaatatatttttggtggatGGAAGTAATAGTTTAAAACTAGGCGATTTCGGTTCAGCGGTTAAAATACAGGCGCACACCACCGTGCCGGGTGAACTTCAAGGCTATGTGGGCACACAAG CTTATATGGCGCCAGAGATATTTACCAAAACCAATAGTGACGGCCATGGTCGTGCTGCGGATATCTGGTCTGTGGGCTGTGTGGTGGTTGAAATGGCATCGGGACAA CGTCCATGGGCACAATTTGACTCGAATTTCCAAATTATGTTTAAAGTGGGAATGGGTGAGAAACCGGAAGCGCCCGAAAGTCTTTCACAGGAGGGACATGATTTCATAGACAAATGCTTGCAACACGATCCAAAAGATCGTTTGACCGCCGTAGAATTACGGGAGCAAAACTTCTGCAAG TATGGCCATGGCGATGAACAGAACTGTTGCGACCACGCGCAAGAGCAGATACGACGCTCATTTCGGCGTAACGTCAATTTGAGATAA
- the LOC129235632 gene encoding uncharacterized protein LOC129235632, with protein MPLTYAVKKLQGRKPVNYISKRKSSKMKVFQVLFSLMLALLLVAPTIYAEVYTVPTAAPTPPTITTSTAGSNDGPPSVSLTEKAASVSTSIPLYGTTAKSS; from the exons ATGCCTTTAACTTATGCAGTTAAGAAATTACAAGGAAGGAAACCAGTTAACTACATTTCAAAACGAAAATCATCCAAAATGAAAG TATTCCAAGTGCTTTTCAGCCTGATGTTGGCCCTGTTGTTGGTAGCTCCTACCATTTACGCCGAGGTATACACCGTTCCAACTGCAGCTCCGACACCGCCGACAATCACTACATCAACTGCTGGCAGTAATGATGGCCCACCAAGTGTCTCCTTAACCGAAAAGGCAGCGTCAGTCTCCACCAGCATCCCCTTGTATGGCACTACTGCGAAGTCATCTTAG
- the LOC129235854 gene encoding mitogen-activated protein kinase kinase kinase 4 isoform X2, with translation MRRKKVEFRIKPSLNRGVNSYRPVELDEELLSPHPDDLAARFEEYGTTPPRTRMKIKSRDWERKKAHAVASVGSSIDPMPSTPKKGMTRMARSRVLRRNTMDCALLNEMFVNEENKRTSKRAQDLLRDAERELKNSMIATTSASYHPRGLGIPENSNHLESMDKCTPLNSDVCLRGSSKVVESCNRYMCVSSRPIGYRASAPASAFVQQLRSERTPGLNIRKEFHETFANLIKLGSVDRQDAKLSHEEHTWQAELKDLIWLELQAWQADRTMEQQDKYLFTARQAVPELLSQIINYKFQPRYQRAMSEVSMDSGISTDSNASSPQPGRVCTGCMSLYCKECMDQQEIAMKEVEELLTRLEAAEALYPSSQVMGAFHPIYKNENFVGRIKAMCLWYNITRQNHLKLCIFGKILARLQSEKFSWPVQTSYAGTDSGTSSGVENDDSGVNSVDSTKTSSSQATPQRKLSSIFTPPKVQFMLNDIAQVPGETSSSNESTSTEVSHLSLEPCGSLLRKSSMHDINIFSVEPLTSCNDANSSALYRKFIENVLKSRGLAKALSFLNKLHNVVLYKAHISLEKPGTEDYDFETERIDEDVPRLEPKISREQMDELRRFGYWSDEAKSINLPTYIPSFVFLSGIPLQFMHEFLRMRLETRPSKPNPLSLEQLMKELREGLTLALTHRERYQRHITTALVENEVELERYMGILNHFDKTVRKVFELYLDYIDQLVLQSGPEGYKKSALEKEWMFTKLISPMINGMHTIAAKKFCTIIRNLLRSISDRLVSRASELDIQIDDTAQHGESDLKWQLLTICRETQSLFTVERECSVKVLFFAKMFCRDVETTDFHREHYEDDVINQQEDFVCAEIKESFKLLQKDVLDVRNKFSKIIERVQERCGPEKLSDLDDQDRQAVLSRTREILHQGYKFGFEYNKDVIRLFEQRIMAKKDESCEVDLALGIIDFAKMWMHFVMERCERGRGMRPRWASQGLEFLILACDPQITRHLDERQFEELKKQMDCCISHVIGITSEPEKIARKKASPRTRKTSSPATSRSRTPTRTPMSVGTGTTPNTPLSSPQYNKFLHPQFSLKEEVLRNAADGTPEYTDAEGHDLADSNGSATEKLNELRLIVPQSPPISKSPTNGSNSSLAPRQVRVRDAVNRLDLEIEENLRERNLIGHVKALNTCDKVQIRARSVNFHWHRGIKIGQGRFGKVYTAVNNNTGELMAMKEIAIQPGETRALKNVAEELKILEGIKHKNLVRYYGIEVHREELLIFMELCSEGTLEALVELSGGLPEGLIRRFTVQLLSGVAELHRHGIVHRDIKSANIFLVDGSNSLKLGDFGSAVKIQAHTTVPGELQGYVGTQAYMAPEIFTKTNSDGHGRAADIWSVGCVVVEMASGQRPWAQFDSNFQIMFKVGMGEKPEAPESLSQEGHDFIDKCLQHDPKDRLTAVELREQNFCKYGHGDEQNCCDHAQEQIRRSFRRNVNLR, from the exons AGTTGAATTTCGTATAAAGCCCTCGCTGAATAGAGGTGTGAATAGCTATCGTCCTGTTGAATTGGATGAAGAGCTGCTTTCGCCACATCCCGATGATTTGGCGGCGCGTTTTGAAGAGTACGGCACTACACCACCGCGTACAAGGATGAAGATCAAAAGTCGTGATTGGGAGCGCAAAAAAGCACATGCTGTCGCCTCCGTTGGATC ATCAATAGATCCCATGCCGAGCACACCCAAGAAAGGCATGACACGTATGGCCCGTTCACGTGTACTTCGACGCAACACTATGGACTGTGCTTTACTCAATGAAATGTTCGTCAATGAGGAGAACAAGCGAACCAGCAAGCGAGCACAGGATCTGTTGCGAGATGCCGAGCGAGAGCTTAAGAATTCCATGATTGCCACAACGTCAGCCAGTTATCATCCGCGTGGCTTAGGTATACCAGAAAATTCAAATCATCTAGAGTCGATGGACAAATGTACGCCCCTAAATTCTGATGTATGTCTGCGCGGTTCCTCGAAGGTGGTGGAGTCGTGCAATAGATATATGTGTGTGTCCTCAAGGCCGATCGGATATCGTGCATCGGCGCCAGCGTCGGCATTTGTACAACAGTTGCGTAGTGAACGCACACCAGGCTTGAACATACGAAAAGAGTTTCACGAGACTTTTGCCAATCTTATCAAATTAGGCAGTGTCGATCGTCAGGATGCCAAG CTTTCGCATGAGGAGCACACCTGGCAAGCAGAATTGAAAGATCTCATTTGGCTGGAGTTACAAGCGTGGCAAGCAGATCGTACGATGGAACAACAGGACAAATATTTATTCACCGCGCGCCAAGCCGTGCCCGAACTGCTTTCACAAATCATAAACTACAAATTTCAGCCGCGCTACCAACGTGCCATGAGTGAAGTGAGCATGGATAGCGGCATTAGTACGGACAGCAATGCGAGTT CACCACAACCTGGAAGAGTGTGCACTGGCTGCATGTCTCTCTACTGCAAAGAATGCATGGATCAGCAGGAGATCGCCATGAAAGAGGTGGAAGAACTCCTGACTCGTTTGGAAGCCGCAGAAGCGCTGTACCCTTCCTCGCAGGTCATGGGAGCTTTTCATCCAATttacaaaaacgaaaactttGTTGGCCGCATTAAGGCTATGTGCCTGTGGTATAATATAACACGTCAGAATCATTTAAAGCTATGCATCTTTGGCAAAATATTGGCACG ATTACAGAGTGAAAAGTTTTCTTGGCCGGTGCAGACATCATATGCGGGCACGGACAGCGGCACCTCCTCTGGTGTGGAAAACGATGACTCTGGCGTGAATTCTGTTGATTCAACTAAAACTAGTTCTAGTCAAGCTACGCCTCAACGCAAGCTTTCGTCAATTTTTACACCGCCTAAGGTACAGTTCATGTTgaatgatatcgcgcaagtgccCGGTGAAACGTCAAGTAGCAACGA ATCTACCTCAACTGAAGTTAGTCACTTGTCGTTGGAGCCATGTGGCTCGCTTTTACGTAAAAGTTCAATGCACGACATTAATATATTCAGTGTTGAACCGTTAACTAGCTGCAATGATGCTAACTCTTCAGCGTTATATAG GAAGTTTATTGAAAACGTACTAAAGTCTCGGGGTCTAGCCAAAGCTTTGTCGTTCCTGAATAAATTGCACAATGTTGTGTTATACAAAGCACACATTTCGCTGGAGAAGCCTGGTACGGAGGACTATGACTTCGAGACTGAGCGAATTGATGAGGATGTGCCTCGTTTGGAGCCGAAAATCAGTCGTGAACAAATGGACGAATTGCGCCGCTTTGGTTATTGGAGTGACGAGGCCAAGTCCATCAATTTGCCTACGTACATTCCCTCTTTTGTGTTTCTCAGCGGCATTCCTTTGCAATTTATGCATGAGTTTTTGCGTATGCGCTTGGAAACACGCCCCTCGAAGCCAAATCCACTTAGTTTAGAGCAACTCATGAAGGAGTTACGCGAAGGCTTGACGTTGGCATTGACACATCGCGAACGCTATCAGCGTCACATAACCACGGCGCTGGTAGAAAATGAAGTAGAATTGGAGCGATATATGGGCATACTGAATCATTTTGACAAGACAGTACGAAAAGTATTTGAG ttATATTTGGATTACATCGACCAATTGGTGTTGCAATCAGGCCCGGAGGGCTACAAGAAATCTGCTTTGGAAAAAGAATGGATGTTTACCAAACTCATCAGTCCCATGATAAATGGCATGCACACGATTGCTGCAAAGAAGTTTTGCACGATAATTCGTAATTTATTGCGCAGCATATCGGATCGTTTGGTTAGTCGCGCCTCTGAACTGGACATTCAAATCGATGACACGGCACAACATGGGGAAAGTGATTTGAAGTGGCAACTGCTGACTATCTGTAGAGAGACGCAATCGCTCTTCACTGTGGAACGCGAGTGTTCGGTGAAGGTGCTTTTCTTTGCGAAGATGTTTTGTCGCGATGTCGAAACGACTGACTTCCATCGGGAACACTACGAAGATGATGTGATTAATCAGCAGGAAGACTTTGTGTGTGCGGAAATCAAGGAATCCTTTAAGTTGCTACAAAAGGATGTTTTGGATGTGCgcaacaaattttcgaaaataatcgAGCGTGTACAGGAACGTTGCGGTCCCGAAAAGTTGAGTGATTTGGATGATCAAGACAGGCAAGCCGTACTCTCGCGCACACGTGAGATTTTGCATCAGGGCTATAAATTTGGCTTTGAATATAACAAAGATGTAATTCGGCTGTTTGAGCAGCGCATAATGGCGAAGAAAGATGAGTCGTGTGAGGTGGACTTGGCGTTGGGTATTATTGATTTTGCGAAAATGTGGATGCATTTCGTAATGGAGCGTTGCGAGCGTGGACGTGGAATGCGTCCTCGTTGGGCGTCGCAAGGCTTAGAGTTCCTCATTCTTGCATGTGATCCGCAGATTACGCGCCATCTGGATGAGCGACAATTTGAAGAGCTAAAGAAACAAATGGACTGCTGCATATCACACGTGATTGGCATAACATCTGAGCCGGAGAAGATAGCGCGCAAAAAAGCCTCACCGCGTACACGAAAAACATCGTCGCCGGCTACAAGCCGCTCTCGTACGCCCACACGTACCCCAATGTCCGTGGGCACCGGCACCACCCCGAATACGCCATTAAGTTCGCCACAGTACAATAAATTCTTACATCCGCAATTCAGTTTGAAGGAGGAAGTTTTGCGAAATGCGGCCGACGGTACGCCGGAATACACGGACGCAGAAGGTCATGACTTGGCCGATAGTAATGGCAGCGCTACGGAAAAACTTAACGAATTGCGCCTAATCGTGCCACAATCTCCACCCATCTCAAAATCGCCCACTAATGGTAGCAACTCTTCCTTAGCACCACGGCAGGTGCGTGTGCGTGATGCTGTGAATCGTTTGGATTTGGAAATTGAGGAAAATCTGCGTGAACGCAATCTAATTGGCCATGTGAAGGCATTGAATACCTGTGATAAGGTGCAGATACGTGCACGTAGCGTGAATTTCCATTGGCACCGCGGCATTAAA ATTGGCCAAGGCCGTTTTGGAAAAGTGTATACGGCAGTTAACAATAATACTGGCGAACTGATGGCTATGAAAGAAATCGCCATACAGCCAGGTGAGACGCGTGCGCTCAAAAATGTCGCTGAAGAGTTAAAGATTTTGGAAGGTATTAAACATAAGAATCTGGTGCGTTACTATGGCATCGAAGTGCACAGG GAAGAACTTCTCATTTTTATGGAACTATGTTCTGAGGGTACTTTGGAAGCATTGGTCGAATTATCAGGCGGCCTACCTGAGGGTTTAATTCGGCGCTTCACAGTACAACTACTATCAGGTGTTGCTGAATTGCATCGGCACGGCATTGTGCATCGGGATATAAAgagtgcaaatatatttttggtggatGGAAGTAATAGTTTAAAACTAGGCGATTTCGGTTCAGCGGTTAAAATACAGGCGCACACCACCGTGCCGGGTGAACTTCAAGGCTATGTGGGCACACAAG CTTATATGGCGCCAGAGATATTTACCAAAACCAATAGTGACGGCCATGGTCGTGCTGCGGATATCTGGTCTGTGGGCTGTGTGGTGGTTGAAATGGCATCGGGACAA CGTCCATGGGCACAATTTGACTCGAATTTCCAAATTATGTTTAAAGTGGGAATGGGTGAGAAACCGGAAGCGCCCGAAAGTCTTTCACAGGAGGGACATGATTTCATAGACAAATGCTTGCAACACGATCCAAAAGATCGTTTGACCGCCGTAGAATTACGGGAGCAAAACTTCTGCAAG TATGGCCATGGCGATGAACAGAACTGTTGCGACCACGCGCAAGAGCAGATACGACGCTCATTTCGGCGTAACGTCAATTTGAGATAA